One window of the Thermotoga sp. genome contains the following:
- a CDS encoding class I SAM-dependent methyltransferase yields the protein MFHEGPYTAFSRRIAHNFTKIIENFHIHGKKVLDVACGEGTFAVEIAKQGFEVVGVDLSPEMLRFAVERAKRENVSVVFLRMDMRNLNFQEEFDIATCWFDSLNYLLEFKDLKETFKRVWKALKPGGFFLFDMNTIYGLFMASQEGPIYIQQDSSSVFEVQDIEFDLENSLATFYVTVFERKEGNLWERFDEIHRERGYRAREIASALEEAGFVFSFYDDLLSKSPVSNYSRRLWCVARKEIER from the coding sequence GTGTTTCACGAAGGACCTTACACTGCTTTTTCAAGAAGAATTGCCCATAATTTCACCAAGATTATTGAGAACTTCCATATCCATGGAAAAAAGGTGCTGGACGTGGCTTGTGGAGAAGGAACATTTGCTGTTGAAATCGCAAAACAAGGATTCGAAGTGGTAGGAGTGGATTTATCACCCGAAATGCTCAGATTCGCTGTGGAGAGGGCAAAGAGAGAAAACGTATCCGTCGTCTTTTTGAGAATGGACATGAGAAATCTGAACTTTCAGGAGGAGTTTGACATCGCCACATGCTGGTTCGACAGTTTGAACTATCTCCTGGAATTCAAAGATCTGAAAGAAACGTTCAAAAGGGTATGGAAAGCTTTAAAACCAGGTGGCTTTTTCCTCTTCGACATGAACACTATATACGGCCTGTTCATGGCAAGCCAAGAAGGCCCCATATACATCCAGCAGGACAGTTCGAGTGTTTTTGAAGTTCAGGATATAGAATTCGATCTGGAAAACTCCTTGGCTACCTTCTACGTGACGGTCTTCGAGAGAAAAGAAGGAAACCTCTGGGAGAGGTTCGATGAGATACACAGAGAAAGGGGCTATAGAGCTAGAGAGATAGCGAGTGCTTTGGAAGAAGCGGGGTTCGTGTTCTCTTTTTACGATGACCTTCTGAGCAAATCGCCAGTGTCCAATTATAGTCGAAGACTTTGGTGTGTTGCAAGAAAGGAGATCGAAAGATGA
- a CDS encoding PadR family transcriptional regulator → MRFRGGRGFQGWWIASALLLLIAERPSHGYELAERLSDFGIEVPGIGHMGNIYRVLANLEESGLVFTEWDTSGSPPRKVYRITPQGKMYLRKTLKSLEEMKERIEILERRIKRALQL, encoded by the coding sequence ATGAGATTTCGAGGTGGAAGGGGATTTCAAGGATGGTGGATAGCCAGTGCCCTCCTTCTGCTCATAGCAGAGAGGCCTTCACATGGATACGAGCTCGCAGAAAGACTCTCAGATTTTGGAATAGAGGTACCCGGTATCGGTCACATGGGAAACATCTACCGTGTGCTGGCCAATCTCGAAGAGAGCGGTCTTGTCTTCACCGAATGGGACACATCGGGAAGTCCTCCCAGGAAAGTGTATAGAATCACGCCGCAGGGGAAAATGTACTTGAGGAAGACTTTGAAGAGCCTGGAGGAAATGAAAGAGAGAATAGAGATACTTGAAAGGAGGATAAAAAGGGCACTTCAGCTGTAG
- a CDS encoding amidohydrolase — MIVGNCLILKDYSSEPFLGAVEIEGGIIKRVIQGRVEAELDLSGKIIVPALFNTHTHAPMTLLRGIAEDLSFEDWLFSRVLSIENRLTEKMVYYGTLLAQMEMARHGIAGFVDMYFHEEWVARAVRDFGMRALLTRGLVDDQGDDGGRLDENLKLYHKWNELDGRILVGFGPHSPYLCSKEYLRKIFDVAEFLDAPITIHLYETSKENYSLTELLKLGMEKVKTIAAHCVHLPKESFDKLKDLPFFVSHNPTSNLKLGNGIAPIWEMIEHDVKVTLGTDGSASNNSLNLFFEMRLASLLQKMKDPRRMNVDTCLRMGTIEGAKAMGFKSGRLEEKWNADLTVIDLKLPEMFPSKYLKNHLVHAFSGNVFATMVAGRWVYYDGKYPTIDVKEVERELKKIEKELYS; from the coding sequence ATGATCGTGGGAAACTGCTTGATATTGAAAGACTACTCTTCCGAACCGTTTCTGGGGGCCGTTGAGATAGAGGGTGGTATCATAAAACGAGTGATTCAAGGGAGAGTGGAAGCCGAGCTGGATCTTTCCGGGAAGATAATCGTGCCTGCCCTCTTCAACACCCATACCCATGCCCCGATGACTCTCCTCAGAGGGATCGCAGAGGATCTTAGTTTCGAAGACTGGTTGTTCTCCAGAGTACTTTCCATAGAGAACAGACTGACGGAAAAGATGGTCTACTACGGTACTCTCCTTGCTCAAATGGAGATGGCAAGACACGGAATTGCTGGTTTCGTCGACATGTACTTCCATGAAGAGTGGGTTGCAAGAGCAGTTAGGGACTTCGGTATGAGGGCACTCCTCACGCGCGGGCTGGTCGACGATCAGGGGGACGATGGCGGACGCCTCGATGAAAACCTGAAGCTCTACCACAAATGGAACGAACTCGATGGAAGGATCCTGGTTGGATTCGGACCACATTCACCGTATCTGTGTTCAAAGGAGTACCTGAGAAAGATCTTCGATGTCGCAGAGTTTCTGGATGCTCCCATAACCATACACCTCTACGAGACATCGAAAGAGAACTACAGCTTAACAGAACTTCTGAAACTGGGTATGGAAAAAGTGAAGACGATAGCAGCCCACTGCGTTCACCTTCCGAAGGAAAGCTTTGACAAGCTGAAAGATCTTCCTTTCTTTGTCTCCCACAATCCTACCAGCAATCTGAAACTCGGAAACGGCATCGCTCCCATCTGGGAGATGATCGAACACGATGTGAAAGTCACGCTTGGGACGGACGGATCTGCGAGTAACAACTCCCTGAACCTTTTTTTCGAGATGAGGCTTGCCAGCCTTCTCCAGAAAATGAAAGATCCACGCAGAATGAATGTAGACACGTGTTTGAGAATGGGAACGATCGAAGGAGCAAAAGCTATGGGGTTCAAAAGCGGAAGACTGGAAGAAAAGTGGAATGCCGATCTGACGGTGATCGATCTAAAACTTCCTGAAATGTTTCCTTCCAAATATCTCAAAAATCATCTCGTTCATGCCTTTTCGGGGAACGTCTTTGCCACCATGGTGGCAGGAAGGTGGGTTTATTACGATGGTAAATATCCCACGATAGACGTAAAGGAAGTAGAAAGGGAGTTGAAGAAAATCGAAAAAGAACTCTACAGCTGA